TTGAAAATTATTGATAGCTCATTCATCAAAGCAATATTTATATCGCGTTGAGTGTTTTCAATAATTTTTGCTGACTCTGCAACTTTAATTGACGATGCTCTGTGAACTCCTGCTTTTACGACTATTTGGTATGTTTTTGCAACTACATCAAGTGATTCTTCATCACAACCCGAAACAATTTTTATTACCGAAGTTATTGTATGTTCCTTGTCGCCGGGGTTTATTCTTTCGGGAGAATATCCAACTTTGAAATCATTCACTACTTTTAAACCCGAAAGTTCTTCAAGCACGGGAATACAATCTTCTTCGGTACATCCAGGATAAACTGTAGATTCAAAAACAACGTAATCGCCTTTTTTAAGAATTTTACCAATTGTTTTTGTGGCACTTATCAGTGGGAATAAATCGGGAAGGTTATGCTTATCTATAGGAGTAGGCACAGCAATTATGTGAAAAGTTGCATCTTTCAAATCCTCAAAATTTGCAGTAAATTTTATATCACAATTATCAAAAGCCGATACAGGAAGCTCTCCACTCGGGTCTTTTTTGTTCTTCATCATTTCTACTCTGTCGGGTTTAATATCAAAACCGATAACGGAAATCTTTTTTGCAAATTCCAAAGCAATTGGTAACCCAACGTAACCAAGTCCTATAACAGATAACTTGGTTTCTTTTCTCAATAATTTATTATACATGATTATAATTTATTTTTTAATGAATAAATACGTTCAATGATTTCAACTACTTTTAAACCCTCCATTGCGTTTGTTGTTGCAGTGGTTCTTCCTTTTAAAGTATCTACGACGTTTTCTATTATATAATGATGATTAGCAGCAGAACCTTTATAATGTCCGTAATCATTTGCTGGATTTGAAGGAGGTAATACAGGCATTTGATAATTTTTAATGTTGCAATATTCAACTTCGTTCATGTACTGACCGCCGATTTTAACACTTCCGTTGCTTCCGATAATTGTCAAACTGCTTTCCATATTTTTGTCCCATACCGCTGTGGAATAGTTAAAACAACATATTCCTCCACCGAGAAAATTAAAATTAATGGTACCGGAATCTTCAAATTCAGTTAAATTTTCATGATTAAAATTCTGAAATTTTGCCTGAATATCATTAATATCACCGAAGAGCCAATACATGATATCTACAAAATGTGAGAACTGTGTAAAAAGTGTTCCTCCATCAAATTTCTGCGTTCCTTTCCAATTGCTCTTTTTGTAATATCTTTCATCCCTATTCCAGTAACAGTTAATCTGAACAAAATAAATATCTCCGAGAATTTTATTGCCAACAATTTCCTTAATCCATACAGAAGGCGGCGAATAGCGGTTTTGCATGACATTAAAAACATATTTATGTGCTTGCAATGATTTATGAATTACTGTTTCGCAATCGGCTTTTGTAAGAGCCATGGGTTTTTCACAAACAACATGCTTGTTTTGCTCAAGTGCTTTTATTGAATGTTCGGCGTGATAGCCATTGGGAGTGCATACATTCAAAACATCAAATTCAATCTTTGATGAAAACAATTCGTCAATATTTTTTAAAAAAGGAACATTGTAACTTTCGATGCCAAGTTCTTCTTTTGGCTTTATATCACATAAAGCAGCGAGTTCGGATTCGGAATTTCTGCAAATCATTTCTGCATGCCGTTTCCCAATAAATCCACATCCGATTACTGCAAATTTTATTTTTTGGTTTTGTGAATTCATTTTTAAATTTTTAATTTAAAATATAAATTATATCAATTAAGAGCTGAGTTACTTGCAAATAATGCATTTGCATAATGCAAACTTTTATTACGATTATAACATAATTCAAAAAAACCTAAAAACAAATATTCATATTTTTCAAGAAAATTAAAAACTTCCAACCAGTGTGTATGAGAAACGTCATTAATATCAAATCCCACCTCAACATATATGAAATCGATTTTTTTTATTTCTAAACATTCTTTAGCTCCTTTTAATACGTTAAGTTCAAAACCTTCAGTGTCAGTTTTCAATATATTTATTTCAGAAATATTATTTTTTGTAACAAAGGTATCAACTTTTTCAACTTTAACAATTTCGGAAGTTAAAGTCAGATTATTTTTTTGTGTAGTGTTTGCCCTTTCATTCAAGGAATTCCAACGGTCATCTGATTGATGGAAAACTTTAATTTCTCCTTCTTCGGAACCAAATGCGAAATTGTAAGTTTTAATATTATCACAATTTTGAACATTGCAAACAAGTTTTTCAAAAGTATTCTTTATTGGTTCAAAACAGTATATGCACGAATTCTGAAATTTTTTATTAAATTTTAACGCTGTTTGACCTATATTAGCTCCAATATCAAAACAAAGAATGGAATCTTTTTTATTGAAATAATTATTGAAAATGTAATTATTATCCAAAAAAGATAATTGGTTAAAGTTAGTCAATGCATCATAATGTTTTTTTTGAATCAAGGCAAATCCAAACACATTAATAATTTTTTTTATCTGATTTTTTAAATGCACTGCTTTTTAATTTGAAAATTAATATTATGTTCGCTTTTAAAATCCGCCTTTCTTCTTTGAATCTTGAAAGCTCCCGAAATTATTATATTCAGAGCTTTTTTACTTTAGCATTTTCTAATTTATATTTCTCTTTACTTTCAGGACAAACAGCAATTCCTTCATTATTAAAATTCAAACGATGTCCAAATTCACTGAGCCATCCGATTTGCTTTGCTGGATTTCCAACAACAAGAGCATAAGCCGGAATATCCTTTGTAACAACTGCTCCGGCTCCTATAAAAGCAAATTCGCCAATATTATTTCCGCAAACAATTGTTGCATTTGCTCCAATGCTTGCTCCTTTTTTTACAAGTGTTTTAGCGTATTGGTCTTTGCGAATGATTGCGCTTCTCGGATTAATAATATTTGTGAAAACCATTGATGGTCCCAGAAAAACATCATCCTCGCAAACAACACCCGTATAAATCGAAACATTATTTTGAACTTTTACATTGTTTCCTAAAATCACTTGGGGTGAAACAACAACATTTTGACCGAAACTGCATTTTTCGCCAATAACACAATCCGACATTATATGTGTAAAATGCCATATTTTAGTTCCTTTTCCGATTTTGCAATTTTTGTCAATTACTGCTGTTTCATGTGCAAAATAATCTTTTCCCATTTCTATAAACTTTTTAAAGATTCTATCTTCTTAATTTTTATTTACAAATTCTAATATGTTTTTTGTAATATATTCTAATTGTTCATTGTCAAGTTCTGTGTGCATAGGTAAAGAAATTACTCTTTTGCATAAATCTTCGGTAACAGGAAAATCACCATTTTTATAACGTTTATCGCTATACGCTTTCTGCAAGTGAAGAGGCACAGGATAATAAATCATTGCCGGAATTTCTTTTGACTGCAAATATTCCTGAAGTTTTGCACGGTCAATATCTTTTGTTAGCAATGTATATTGATGAAAAACATGAGTTGAATTTTTATAACGTACTGGAATTTTCAATTTTGGATTATTTGCAAATGCCCTGTCATAATAATCTGCTGCAACAATTCTTGCTTTTGCATATTCATCAAGGTATTTTAATTTAACCCTTAAAACAGCCGCCTGAATACTGTCGAGCCGTGAATTTACTCCAACAGCATCATGATAATATCTCACAGTCATTCCATGATTAACTATTGAACGAAGTTTTTTTGCAAGTTCATCATCGTCAGTAAAAACAGCACCTCCATCGCCATAGCAACCTAAATTTTTTGACGGAAAAAAAGAAACACATCCTAAATTGCCTATTGTTCCTGCTTTTTTCTTTGTTCCGTTTTTGAAAATATATTCTGCTCCAATTGCCTGACAGGTATCTTCAATGACATATAAGTTATTTTTTCTTGCAACTTCACATATCGCATCCATATTTACACATTGTCCGAACAAATGAACAGGCACAATTGCTTTAGTTTTCGGAGTAATTGCTTTTTCAATTGCTTCGGAAGCAATGTTAAAAGTATCGGGTTCAACATCAACCAAAACAGGAGTTAACTTTAGTAAAGCAATAACTTCGGCGGTTGCAATAAAAGTAAAAGAAGTGGTAATAACCTCATCACCGGGTTTCAAGTCAAGTGCCATCATTGAAACCTGAAGTGCATCAGTACCATTGGCACACGGAATAACGTTTTTTACATTCAGATATTTTTCCAGAGCGTTCTGGAATAATTTCACTTCAGCACCATTAATAAAAGCAGTCGAATCTATCACATTCTGAATGGAAGTATTTATTTCGTCTTTAATTTTTTCGTATTGACTTCGCAAGTCAACCATTTGAATTTTTTTCATTTTAATTGCATTTTTTTTACTTCAATAACTGCTTTTTCAAATTTGTGCAAACCTACATAAATTTGATATAATAACAAAATCAACAGGAATTTATTGCCTGCAAATTTTATGTGAATTACTAAAGATGTGAATTAACTTATGATAGATATAATTAAATATACAATGATGTATTTAATGCTTCAAGAAAATTTTGGAATTAGCTCAGTTTTGCTGAAAATTAATGTTATTTTCTTGCTGCTTCAAGTGTATTTAAAAGAAGAGCAGCTCTTGTCATGGGACCCACTCCACCTGGAACGGGCGTTATAAAACTGCATTTTCCCGAAACTTCATCAAATTTAACATCACCAACTAATTTTGTTCCCGATTTGGTTTCTTCCGATTCAATTCTGTTTGTGCCTACATCAATAACTATCGCTCCATCTTTCACCATATCGGCAGTAACGAAATGTGGTTTTCCGATTGCTGCAATAATAATATCGGCTGTTTTACAAATTTCTTTTATGTTTTTAGTTTTGCTGTGGCAAAGAGTTACAGTGCAGTTTCCGAAACTTGTATTTCTCGAAAGCATGATACTTAATGGAGTTCCGACTATATTGCTTCTTCCTATTACAACACAGTTTTTTCCTGAAGTTTCAATTTTATATTTTTCCAAAAGTTTTATTATTCCGAATGGTGTAGCAGGAAGGAATTTGGGAGTTCCCGCTACCATTTTCCCGATATTAATCGGATGAAATCCATCAACATCTTTTTCGGGATTAATGGAGTTAATTATTTTTTCAACAGAAATATTTTCTGGAAGAGGCAATTGAACAAGAATGCCGTCAATTTCATTATCTTTATTTAGAAAATCTATTGTTTGTAAAAGTTCTTTTTCCGAAATTGTTTCAGGATATTTATATATTGAGGAATCAAAGCCAACTTCGTGGCAATCCTTTATTTTACTGTCAACATAAATTTTGCTTGCCGGGTCTTCGCCAACAAAAACTGCTGCAAGATGAGGCAATTTTTTCCCGTCATTTTTCATTTTTAAAACTTCCTTAACTATTTCGGCTTTAATTTCATCGGAAGTTTTTTTTCCATCAAGTAACTTCATGATTTTTAATATCAACTATTTTACTGTATTACTTTTTATTTATATTTGATTTTAATTCCTGTTTTAAGAATTTCAAAAGCAAGAGGATTTGAAATATTAAAGTCAGATTCGTTTATAGGGTGCGGTTCGATATCAATTGAAAACTTGCGGCGAAGTATCATTAGCTGAATCTGAAAGTCAATTACATCTTTTACATCAGGCATTATAATTGCAAGGTCAATATCACTATCATCATTAAATTTATTTTTAGCATAAGAGCCGAACAAATATGCTTTGTTTATTGCTATTTTTTTTTCGTGTACTAAAAAACTTAAATATTCTGCAGCTATTTCAATTGCTTTTCTTTTATCCATTGTCGTAGTTC
This region of Bacteroidales bacterium genomic DNA includes:
- a CDS encoding nucleotide sugar dehydrogenase, producing the protein MYNKLLRKETKLSVIGLGYVGLPIALEFAKKISVIGFDIKPDRVEMMKNKKDPSGELPVSAFDNCDIKFTANFEDLKDATFHIIAVPTPIDKHNLPDLFPLISATKTIGKILKKGDYVVFESTVYPGCTEEDCIPVLEELSGLKVVNDFKVGYSPERINPGDKEHTITSVIKIVSGCDEESLDVVAKTYQIVVKAGVHRASSIKVAESAKIIENTQRDINIALMNELSIIFNRMGINTYDVLEAAGTKWNFLKFYPGLVGGHCIGVDPYYLTHKAREFRFHSRVITSGRLINDSMGYYVGKQTFKKLVALGKNVLKSKVLVMGATFKENVSDIRNSRVPDLINELKSYGVKVDIVDAYASSEDFKHEYGISLTNNVSNDYDAVIIAVNHDKYLELDENYFKSITKENGLVVDIKGIYRKKIKEMNYWSL
- a CDS encoding Gfo/Idh/MocA family oxidoreductase, which codes for MNSQNQKIKFAVIGCGFIGKRHAEMICRNSESELAALCDIKPKEELGIESYNVPFLKNIDELFSSKIEFDVLNVCTPNGYHAEHSIKALEQNKHVVCEKPMALTKADCETVIHKSLQAHKYVFNVMQNRYSPPSVWIKEIVGNKILGDIYFVQINCYWNRDERYYKKSNWKGTQKFDGGTLFTQFSHFVDIMYWLFGDINDIQAKFQNFNHENLTEFEDSGTINFNFLGGGICCFNYSTAVWDKNMESSLTIIGSNGSVKIGGQYMNEVEYCNIKNYQMPVLPPSNPANDYGHYKGSAANHHYIIENVVDTLKGRTTATTNAMEGLKVVEIIERIYSLKNKL
- a CDS encoding FkbM family methyltransferase, with protein sequence MHLKNQIKKIINVFGFALIQKKHYDALTNFNQLSFLDNNYIFNNYFNKKDSILCFDIGANIGQTALKFNKKFQNSCIYCFEPIKNTFEKLVCNVQNCDNIKTYNFAFGSEEGEIKVFHQSDDRWNSLNERANTTQKNNLTLTSEIVKVEKVDTFVTKNNISEINILKTDTEGFELNVLKGAKECLEIKKIDFIYVEVGFDINDVSHTHWLEVFNFLEKYEYLFLGFFELCYNRNKSLHYANALFASNSALN
- a CDS encoding acyltransferase codes for the protein MGKDYFAHETAVIDKNCKIGKGTKIWHFTHIMSDCVIGEKCSFGQNVVVSPQVILGNNVKVQNNVSIYTGVVCEDDVFLGPSMVFTNIINPRSAIIRKDQYAKTLVKKGASIGANATIVCGNNIGEFAFIGAGAVVTKDIPAYALVVGNPAKQIGWLSEFGHRLNFNNEGIAVCPESKEKYKLENAKVKKL
- a CDS encoding DegT/DnrJ/EryC1/StrS family aminotransferase, coding for MKKIQMVDLRSQYEKIKDEINTSIQNVIDSTAFINGAEVKLFQNALEKYLNVKNVIPCANGTDALQVSMMALDLKPGDEVITTSFTFIATAEVIALLKLTPVLVDVEPDTFNIASEAIEKAITPKTKAIVPVHLFGQCVNMDAICEVARKNNLYVIEDTCQAIGAEYIFKNGTKKKAGTIGNLGCVSFFPSKNLGCYGDGGAVFTDDDELAKKLRSIVNHGMTVRYYHDAVGVNSRLDSIQAAVLRVKLKYLDEYAKARIVAADYYDRAFANNPKLKIPVRYKNSTHVFHQYTLLTKDIDRAKLQEYLQSKEIPAMIYYPVPLHLQKAYSDKRYKNGDFPVTEDLCKRVISLPMHTELDNEQLEYITKNILEFVNKN
- the folD gene encoding bifunctional methylenetetrahydrofolate dehydrogenase/methenyltetrahydrofolate cyclohydrolase FolD, which produces MKLLDGKKTSDEIKAEIVKEVLKMKNDGKKLPHLAAVFVGEDPASKIYVDSKIKDCHEVGFDSSIYKYPETISEKELLQTIDFLNKDNEIDGILVQLPLPENISVEKIINSINPEKDVDGFHPINIGKMVAGTPKFLPATPFGIIKLLEKYKIETSGKNCVVIGRSNIVGTPLSIMLSRNTSFGNCTVTLCHSKTKNIKEICKTADIIIAAIGKPHFVTADMVKDGAIVIDVGTNRIESEETKSGTKLVGDVKFDEVSGKCSFITPVPGGVGPMTRAALLLNTLEAARK
- a CDS encoding nucleotidyltransferase domain-containing protein; the encoded protein is MDKRKAIEIAAEYLSFLVHEKKIAINKAYLFGSYAKNKFNDDSDIDLAIIMPDVKDVIDFQIQLMILRRKFSIDIEPHPINESDFNISNPLAFEILKTGIKIKYK